From Rutidosis leptorrhynchoides isolate AG116_Rl617_1_P2 chromosome 3, CSIRO_AGI_Rlap_v1, whole genome shotgun sequence, a single genomic window includes:
- the LOC139896075 gene encoding protein IQ-DOMAIN 2-like: MGKKNQWMSSIKKALSPSSKEKKSQKLKQKAYTDGRPLEPPVVPVVEPTINSYQIPPQEEVDSIEVEDEQAKHAYSVAVAAAAAAQAAAAAAAAAQAAAESVRIAELNRYSGKSKEEVAAIKIQTAFRGYLARRALRALRGLVRLKTLVEGSAVKRQTTSTLKCMQNLSRVQSQINSRRIRMSEENQALQKQLLLKQAKEIESLQMGDEWNASLQSKEEIEAKLLSKYEATMRRERAMAYSFSHQQPWKKSSRTTNLLFMDPTNPQWGWSWLERYMAARPWDPRGEKDDHASVRSVINITGNEIAKSYARHQLNSTPTTPQAKTGVPVDSRKLKSSQSPRGFGPSPDEDSKSVFSMQSEKNRRHSVAGSSVRDDESLASSPSVPSYMAPTKSAKAKTRGQSPLGPTDINDGITLEKGLNAKKRLSFPASPARPRRHSGPPKVGSSVSIGVEQNVSAGVVS; the protein is encoded by the exons ATGGGGAAGAAAAATCAATGGATGTCTTCCATTAAAAAGGCTTTGAGCCCGAGCTCCAAAGAGAAGAAAAGCCAG AAATTAAAGCAGAAAGCGTACACGGATGGAAGACCGTTAGAACCACCCGTTGTTCCAGTTGTAGAGCCAACCATTAATTCTTATCAGATTCCTCCACAAGAAGAAGTGGATTCTATCGAGGTGGAGGATGAACAGGCAAAACATGCTTATTCCGTTGCAGTTGCTGCCGCTGCTGCAGCACAAGCGGCTGCAGCTGCAGCGGCAGCCGCTCAGGCTGCTGCTGAGTCCGTCAGAATCGCTGAGTTGAATAGGTATTCTGGGAAATCAAAAGAGGAAGTAGCTGCTATCAAAATTCAAACCGCTTTTCGTGGGTACTTG GCAAGGAGGGCGTTGAGAGCGTTAAGAGGGCTTGTGAGATTGAAGACTCTGGTCGAAGGGTCTGCTGTTAAACGACAAACGACAAGCACACTCAAATGCATGCAAAACTTATCTCGCGTGCAGTCGCAAATCAATTCTAGAAGGATCCGGATGTCAGAGGAGAATCAGGCACTTCAAAAACAGCTCCTTCTAAAACAGGCTAAAGAAATCGAAAGCTTGCAG ATGGGAGATGAATGGAATGCCAGCTTGCAGTCGAAAGAAGAGATCGAAGCGAAGCTACTTAGTAAATACGAGGCTACGATGAGAAGAGAAAGAGCGATGGCGTATTCGTTTTCTCATCAG CAACCATGGAAGAAGTCATCGAGGACAACGAACTTGCTTTTCATGGACCCAACAAATCCACAATGGggttggagttggttagaaagatACATGGCAGCCCGTCCATGGGACCCACGGGGTGAAAAAGACGATCATGCATCCGTTAGAAGCGTTATCAACATTACAGGAAACGAAATTGCCAAGTCGTATGCTCGTCACCAACTCAACTCCACACCTACAACCCCGCAAGCAAAGACAGGTGTCCCTGTCGATTCACGGAAATTGAAATCTTCCCAAAGCCCAAGAGGGTTTGGGCCGAGCCCAGATGAGGACTCGAAGAGTGTTTTCAGTATGCAGTCTGAAAAGAATAGAAGGCATAGCGTTGCAGGGTCTTCGGTTAGAGATGATGAGAGTTTGGCTAGCTCACCATCGGTCCCTAGTTACATGGCACCTACCAAGTCAGCAAAGGCCAAGACACGTGGACAGAGCCCACTGGGCCCAACGGATATCAATGATGGGATCACTCTTGAAAAAGGGTTGAATGCAAAGAAACGGCTTTCTTTTCCAGCTTCTCCAGCTAGGCCCAGACGTCATTCGGGCCCACCCAAGGTTGGAAGCAGCGTTAGCATCGGTGTGGAGCAGAATGTGAGTGCTGGTGTGGTGAGCTGA